The DNA window AAAGGCCACGCAGAAAGTTCTCTTGAACGCGGGAATAGAATCTGACTTACGTACATAATACCATTTGAATATAATATGAACATCATACAGTTCACGTAGACACGCACAACCACAACCATTAAAAAgacaataaatgaatgaataaataataaataaatgaatagataaataaataaaataataaatcaatcaatcaacacaaaaatagataaataaataaataaattcataataaaacataaaaaaagacaattaaataaataaatgtgcaATTCGCATGCAAAAGTCAAttctttaacacacacacacacacacacacacacacacacacacacacacacacacacacacacacacacacacacatacagacacacacacccacacacataaacacacacacacacccacccacacacataaccacacacacacacacacacataaaaacacacacacacacagacacataaacacacacacacacacacacacacacacacacacacacacacacacacacacacacataaaaacacacacaggtttGAATACCTGGCACACATGTATCCTTCGGCATGAATATTTATTTCAGCATTCATTTCTATGTCGCATTCTTTGGTTTCAATGCAATGCCAGAAATGTATTTTAATATGCTTGTATTTCATCAAAGGGAGACAATCAGTCTTTGCAAGTATCCGTAATCCTGTGTATGCAGGCCAGGGAAATAGTTGAAAACAAAAGTTATTTATGAAATCAGTTAATGTTATTTTAAATTAAATCACTTTATATGGTTAAAAATCACTAGTTTAAAATTGACGATATGACATGCTTATTCCACCGATATAGGGCTTTGTCAAACGACCCATGTCCGCTTGAGATATTCAATGGCTCCAATTTCAGGAATCAGATAATTTGTTTATCTAATTTAGACTCCAAAATGTCAAAATCGTCTAGCATTACTTGAGTCTGGACACAAATGAGTTTCAGACGCTTAATGTTCTCTGCAATTCTATAGTTGTGAAGATTCTTTCGATAAAGCTGGTATGTTGCTTTTCTTTTGCGGTTACAAGATTGATTTGAAATCGAATATTaaattttcatcatttttttacCCTTGCAATTTTACGAAGAAGCCTGCGTGGTGCTAGCTAGGTCTCTTTTACATATGTACACGTATAGTGCAACAGGAATGCAGGGAGGTTATTTGCTCACTCAGGCGTCACACCACAAGTCGAGTGCATTCACGGTCGGAGCGTCACCGAGGCTAGCCGACTGGACGGAACCCAGGCTTCGAGGCACGGTGTGGTTGATGTATAGCTTTCCATCCACAATATACTGGAAAACACAATGTCAAATACTTTAGTGAGCACACAACAGTAGGAATCGCGTATTACTTATGTTAAGTAGATGGAgaggaagtgtgtgtgagtggggggagagagagagagagagagagagagagagagagagagagagagagagagagagagagagagagagagagagagagagagagagagaactcagaactttcaGAAAGTCTGAACTTTATTAGGAAAGGATTGAGGTCATAGGAAAACACAATGACAAATACTTCAGTGAGCACAAGACAGTAGGAATCGCGCATTAATTATGCTTAGAGGATGGAGAGTAAGTTGAGGGGAatgtggggagggggagagagagagagagagagagagagagagagagagagagagagagagagagagagagagagagagagagataactcagAACTTGTATAACTCAAAACtgtattacataaggataacaGACAGTATACAGTGACTCGTTAGTTACAAGGGAGGCTGCCCCCCTCAACACCAGAACAATGTTAAATTGATCAGTGTATTTTCAATTGTTGTGACAACTTTACCTGAACGTCAAAGAGGCTGACTGCTTTGATCGTGATCATAAAGGGCTGGTTAGCAAGAATAGGGAAGGGGTCGAGGTCGTATTCCGAGCCACTGTAGCTTTGACCACTTGGCCTGACGGACAAAGCAACGTTCATGACGTTGAGACGTGTGGACACATGCAGCATGATGTCACCAATGTTATTCTTGAAATTGATGTAGAATCTGAAACAGAGAGAACAAGTAAAGTGATATCAAAACATCAAGTCAATCTGGCGGCCTTAAATGTCAAAACTGAAGTAAAACGTCTTCACAGAGACTATGTCTTAGCTGACTGAAACCTGTCGATCGACACAGCTTTGTCTCGCTATCATTGACACTGTGGATATGATTTGCATAACGGATATTTGTTGATTTTGAGCTGAATATCAATTGAAACATAACAGGAGTAAAGAACGAAGAAATGCTAGAGTACTTACACTTCACTGTATCAATTTCACCAAGCGGTATTCGTACTCTCTCAAAGGTGGTAGGCACTAACATTATTGAGTTTGTACGGGCAGTAGTTCAGAAAAGGTAAAATCGTTAAAacgaagttttttttttaaatttctttttttaatggCACACAACTAGTTCAGTAATCACTTTCAACGTCAACATAATTACCATCGGCGTTCATTTGATACTACTCAGAAGTGATGAGTATTACATTTTGAAGCCGTAGTTAACTGTTCAAGTTATAGCTCTTGTAGATTTCTCTGAGGGGCAGTTATCAAAACGGGACAAATCTAAAATACTTACTTGTCGGGTTCGGGGAACGAGCCATTCATGCTTACAGTCCAGCCTGGTACAGGAGCTCTGGGCATCGGCATGTTTATGCCGACCTAAAGCATGAGTCAACACAACTGTTAAAACTGGGACTGTTGGCATAAtatcacgctcataagataattgcctatgtcattttttgatgttttgagaaaaacgcaacaaactttctttggtttctgaacaatctgcctatctcattttagttataagttgcaaactgcctatctcgagcagtgacagctggataaacgtgagataaagagctgacagcaacactttcaatcagcaaaactgtatAACAACCCACAcagagcttttgcatactttcacattctcaaaacaagtcttcctgtatcataaagaaaacGTGCCTAACTCAGGgtacgagatcggcagttttgttTACGTTACCGCGCCAATgatttc is part of the Littorina saxatilis isolate snail1 linkage group LG6, US_GU_Lsax_2.0, whole genome shotgun sequence genome and encodes:
- the LOC138969351 gene encoding uncharacterized protein; the protein is MPMPRAPVPGWTVSMNGSFPEPDKFYINFKNNIGDIMLHVSTRLNVMNVALSVRPSGQSYSGSEYDLDPFPILANQPFMITIKAVSLFDVQYIVDGKLYINHTVPRSLGSVQSASLGDAPTVNALDLWCDA